The following proteins are encoded in a genomic region of Hoeflea phototrophica DFL-43:
- a CDS encoding quaternary amine ABC transporter ATP-binding protein — MAEQSIGSGISIRNLYKIFGTNPEAYIDAVKGGMTKTELNEKHNHVLGLKDINIEIPGGGIQVVMGLSGSGKSTLIRHINRLIDPTAGEVIVGDEDVVKMNEIELREFRRHKTAMVFQKFALLPHRTVLENSVYGLEIQGVPREEQEKQARRWISRVGLDGFEDNYPNQLSGGMQQRVGLARALTNDAPILLMDEAFSALDPLIRMDMQSVLLDLQKEIRKTVVFITHDLDEALRLGDRIAILRDGEVVQQGTKQEIVLHPADEYISSFVREVNRGRVISVDMVMTELKGEPKGMPIPSGTVLEVAARTMTDSNAAEAHVLDDNGKPIGTLAINEVIAAMVTPVDHESAAA, encoded by the coding sequence ATGGCTGAGCAATCCATCGGTAGCGGCATCAGCATCCGCAATCTCTACAAAATTTTCGGAACCAATCCGGAAGCCTACATCGACGCCGTCAAAGGCGGCATGACCAAGACCGAGCTCAATGAAAAGCACAATCATGTGCTCGGCCTCAAGGACATCAACATCGAGATACCGGGTGGCGGCATCCAGGTGGTGATGGGCCTGTCCGGTTCCGGCAAATCCACCCTGATCCGCCACATCAACCGGTTGATCGATCCCACCGCCGGTGAGGTCATCGTCGGCGATGAAGATGTGGTCAAGATGAACGAAATCGAACTCCGCGAGTTCCGTCGCCACAAGACCGCGATGGTGTTTCAGAAGTTCGCGCTTCTGCCCCACCGCACGGTGCTCGAAAACTCGGTCTACGGACTGGAGATCCAGGGCGTGCCCCGCGAAGAACAGGAAAAACAGGCCAGGCGGTGGATTTCGCGTGTTGGTCTGGATGGGTTTGAGGACAACTACCCCAACCAGCTGTCCGGCGGCATGCAGCAGCGCGTCGGCCTTGCCCGCGCACTGACCAATGACGCGCCGATCCTGTTGATGGATGAAGCCTTCTCGGCGCTCGATCCGCTGATCCGCATGGACATGCAGTCGGTGCTCCTGGATCTGCAGAAGGAAATCCGCAAGACCGTGGTCTTCATCACCCACGATCTCGATGAGGCGCTGCGCCTGGGCGACCGCATCGCCATTCTGCGTGATGGCGAGGTTGTCCAGCAGGGCACCAAGCAGGAAATCGTGCTACATCCCGCTGACGAGTACATCTCGAGCTTCGTGCGCGAGGTCAACCGCGGCCGGGTCATCTCGGTCGATATGGTGATGACCGAACTCAAGGGTGAACCGAAGGGCATGCCGATTCCCTCAGGAACAGTGCTTGAAGTTGCGGCCCGGACCATGACGGACAGCAATGCGGCGGAAGCCCATGTGCTCGATGACAATGGCAAGCCGATTGGCACATTGGCGATCAATGAAGTGATCGCTGCCATGGTGACCCCGGTCGATCACGAATCAGCAGCGGCCTAG
- a CDS encoding trimethylamine methyltransferase family protein, translating to MSLTESAPEAQPEATSGRRGRGAAARRAQRSGGGPGISMPFITRKLGVYEVLDEEGLSLIERNADKILEEIGIEFRDDAEALALWREAGADVKGERVRFPKGLCRELLKTAPEVFTQHARNPARSVQIGGKATVFAPVYGPPFVRDLDGERRYATIEDFRNFVKLAYMAPSLHHSGGTVCEPVDVPVNKRHFDMVYSHMKYSDKPFMGSVTAPERAEDTIEMCKILFGADFVDQNCVTLNLINANSPMVFDETMVGALKVYARNNQACVVSPFILAGAMSPVTVTGTLTQILAEVLAGAAFTQLIRPGAPVLFGTFAASISMQSGAPTFGTPEPALVSYGAAQLARRLKIPFRTGGSLCGSKVPDAQAAHESASTISMTLLAGTNFALHSAGWLEGGLVSSYEKFMIDVDQLGMQQRFAEGIDLSETGQALDAIAEVGPGNHYLGCAHTQANFQQAFYRSALADNNSYEQWLAEGEKRIEERARALCRSWLDSYVAPELDPAIDEALLAYITERKDSMPDAFT from the coding sequence ATGTCCCTCACCGAATCAGCCCCGGAAGCACAGCCGGAGGCCACTTCCGGGCGGCGTGGCCGCGGCGCCGCGGCACGGCGCGCGCAGCGTTCAGGCGGCGGTCCTGGCATTTCGATGCCATTCATCACGCGCAAGCTGGGCGTCTACGAGGTTCTTGACGAGGAAGGGCTCAGCCTGATCGAGCGCAATGCCGACAAGATCCTCGAGGAGATCGGCATCGAGTTTCGCGACGATGCGGAAGCGCTGGCCCTGTGGCGCGAGGCGGGTGCGGATGTGAAGGGTGAGCGGGTGCGCTTTCCCAAGGGCCTGTGCCGCGAGCTGCTCAAGACCGCGCCCGAGGTGTTCACCCAGCATGCGCGAAATCCGGCACGCTCGGTGCAGATCGGCGGCAAGGCGACCGTGTTCGCGCCGGTCTATGGTCCGCCCTTCGTTCGCGATCTTGACGGCGAGCGCCGCTACGCGACGATCGAGGATTTCCGCAATTTCGTGAAGCTGGCCTATATGGCGCCGTCGCTGCATCACTCGGGCGGCACCGTGTGCGAGCCGGTCGATGTGCCAGTCAACAAGCGCCACTTCGATATGGTCTACAGCCATATGAAATACAGCGACAAGCCGTTCATGGGATCCGTGACCGCGCCCGAGCGGGCCGAAGATACGATCGAGATGTGCAAGATCCTGTTCGGTGCGGATTTTGTTGACCAGAACTGCGTGACGCTCAACCTGATCAATGCCAACTCGCCGATGGTGTTTGACGAAACCATGGTGGGCGCGCTCAAGGTCTATGCGCGCAACAACCAGGCCTGCGTCGTGTCGCCGTTCATCCTGGCCGGTGCGATGAGCCCGGTGACCGTGACCGGCACACTGACACAGATTCTGGCGGAAGTGCTGGCGGGGGCTGCGTTCACGCAGTTGATCCGGCCCGGTGCGCCGGTGCTGTTCGGCACCTTTGCCGCCTCGATTTCAATGCAGTCGGGTGCGCCGACCTTCGGAACTCCCGAGCCTGCGCTGGTGTCTTACGGCGCTGCGCAACTGGCGCGGCGGCTGAAGATTCCGTTCCGGACCGGCGGATCGCTCTGCGGCTCCAAGGTGCCTGACGCACAGGCCGCGCATGAGAGTGCGTCTACGATCAGCATGACGCTTCTGGCAGGCACGAACTTCGCGCTGCATTCGGCCGGCTGGCTCGAAGGCGGGCTGGTCAGCTCCTATGAGAAGTTCATGATCGATGTCGATCAGCTGGGCATGCAGCAGCGCTTTGCCGAAGGCATTGATCTTTCGGAAACCGGCCAGGCGCTGGATGCCATTGCCGAAGTGGGCCCGGGCAATCACTATCTCGGCTGCGCCCATACCCAGGCCAACTTTCAACAGGCGTTTTACCGGTCCGCGCTGGCGGACAACAATTCCTACGAACAATGGCTTGCGGAAGGTGAAAAGCGGATCGAGGAACGCGCACGTGCGCTTTGCCGGTCCTGGCTCGACAGCTATGTCGCCCCGGAACTCGATCCGGCGATTGACGAGGCATTGCTTGCCTATATCACTGAACGCAAGGACTCGATGCCCGACGCATTCACCTGA
- a CDS encoding formyltransferase family protein → MAKPPRILVITAGGPYPWIIINALSAHFGGVEVALEQPESKALFLKRRARKIGWWQTGGQFLTMTVSRFGKRFVRAREAELISAHKLETKPSKDVKLTEISSANGEDCLALIAETKPDVVFLASCRMLGRKTLAAITCPVLNYHSGINPKYRGLAGGWWARASGDDANYGTTVHLVDAGVDTGDILYQAFLKPDQRDTLLSDAMAMAAGSREIAVQAVEDALGGKLAPRNSELPSVQRFHPPIWTYLWTGLTKRIW, encoded by the coding sequence ATGGCAAAGCCCCCCCGAATTCTCGTGATCACCGCAGGTGGCCCCTACCCCTGGATCATCATCAACGCTTTGTCGGCACATTTCGGCGGCGTCGAAGTGGCCCTTGAACAGCCCGAATCCAAGGCGCTGTTCCTCAAGCGACGCGCACGCAAGATCGGCTGGTGGCAGACCGGCGGTCAGTTTCTCACCATGACAGTGTCCCGCTTCGGCAAACGCTTTGTCCGCGCCCGCGAGGCCGAGCTCATCTCCGCTCACAAGCTGGAGACCAAACCGTCAAAGGATGTGAAGCTCACAGAGATCTCCTCCGCCAATGGGGAGGATTGCCTGGCCCTGATTGCTGAAACCAAGCCCGATGTGGTGTTCCTGGCCAGTTGCCGCATGCTCGGCCGCAAGACACTTGCAGCCATCACCTGCCCGGTGCTGAACTACCATTCGGGCATCAACCCCAAATATCGCGGCCTTGCCGGCGGCTGGTGGGCCCGCGCCAGCGGCGACGACGCCAATTACGGCACCACCGTGCATCTGGTCGACGCAGGTGTCGACACCGGTGACATTCTCTATCAGGCCTTCCTCAAGCCGGATCAGCGTGACACCTTGCTGAGCGACGCCATGGCGATGGCCGCCGGTTCCCGCGAGATCGCCGTCCAGGCGGTCGAAGACGCTCTTGGCGGCAAGCTCGCCCCGAGGAACAGCGAGCTGCCATCGGTTCAGCGGTTTCACCCGCCAATCTGGACTTACCTGTGGACCGGGCTGACCAAACGCATCTGGTAG
- a CDS encoding RNA polymerase sigma factor: MKPRTGTEEPTDQDLADRASIGDRNAFAMLVERHYDFIHGVAWKWCRDRSAAEDIAQDVCLRLGFAIRTWRKESAFTTWLYRLIINAAHDHARFLARELRKAQALAVHANALGEELETYQPSHSDAVWAAVGTLPEKQRDAMLLVYGEELNHADAAAVMGCAESTVSYHLHTARKRLKTLLQTSGDEQ, translated from the coding sequence ATGAAACCACGGACCGGGACCGAAGAGCCGACGGATCAGGATTTGGCCGACCGAGCGTCTATTGGCGATCGGAATGCCTTTGCAATGCTGGTTGAGCGCCACTACGATTTTATTCATGGCGTGGCGTGGAAATGGTGCCGCGACCGGTCTGCTGCGGAAGATATTGCGCAGGATGTCTGTCTCAGACTTGGATTTGCGATCCGCACATGGCGCAAGGAGAGCGCGTTCACAACGTGGCTCTATCGCCTGATCATCAATGCGGCTCATGACCATGCCCGGTTCCTTGCCCGTGAGTTGCGCAAAGCGCAGGCTCTGGCGGTTCATGCCAATGCTCTGGGAGAGGAACTCGAGACCTATCAGCCCAGCCATAGCGATGCCGTCTGGGCAGCGGTCGGCACTTTGCCCGAGAAGCAGCGCGATGCGATGCTGCTGGTCTATGGCGAGGAGTTGAACCACGCCGATGCTGCCGCTGTCATGGGCTGCGCTGAATCCACGGTATCCTACCATCTGCACACTGCGCGGAAGCGGTTGAAAACGCTGCTGCAAACGTCTGGAGACGAGCAATGA
- a CDS encoding DUF1638 domain-containing protein, which translates to MKQQAPKRARSSRRVRVIACGMIAREVLAVNAQLGQDHIDLKCVDANFHHHPERIAPAVERAILQARQEGFDNIFIGYADCGTGGALDRVCKDHGVERIEGPHCFSFYVGNEAFKAEGDAMMTTFFITDFLARHFEAFLIRPLGLDRFPELRDTYFGHYERALYLAQTDDPELEHKARDAANRLGLPYERRLTGYGDLAIALSEL; encoded by the coding sequence ATGAAGCAGCAAGCCCCGAAACGTGCCAGATCCTCCCGGCGAGTGCGGGTCATCGCCTGTGGCATGATCGCGCGCGAGGTTCTGGCTGTGAACGCCCAGCTCGGCCAGGACCACATCGATCTCAAATGCGTCGATGCGAATTTTCATCATCATCCGGAGCGAATTGCCCCCGCGGTCGAACGCGCCATTCTTCAGGCCAGGCAGGAGGGTTTTGACAACATCTTTATCGGCTATGCCGATTGCGGCACGGGCGGCGCACTCGACCGGGTCTGCAAGGACCATGGGGTCGAGCGGATCGAGGGCCCCCATTGCTTTTCATTCTATGTCGGCAACGAAGCTTTCAAAGCTGAAGGCGATGCAATGATGACCACCTTCTTCATCACCGATTTCCTGGCCCGGCATTTCGAGGCGTTCCTGATCAGACCATTGGGCCTTGATCGTTTTCCTGAACTGCGCGACACCTATTTCGGACATTATGAACGCGCGCTCTATCTCGCCCAGACCGACGATCCGGAGCTTGAACATAAGGCCCGGGATGCCGCCAACCGGTTGGGCTTGCCCTATGAGCGCCGCCTGACGGGCTATGGAGATCTGGCCATCGCGCTTTCGGAGCTTTGA
- a CDS encoding exopolysaccharide biosynthesis protein — translation MSPQSTASAVPSVAASGTKHPEKLSELLERLARESQERITMREIATALDDRSFGAFLLVFALPNLIPLPPGATMVLGLPMIFVAWQVVIGYQKVWLPRAIADYAIDRATFQRMVAKVSPWLRSAENWVRPRNWPLDGAVRERLFGIFALLLAIICVLPIPFGNWLPAFAVAVLGVAHTERDGNCLAVGVLIGFVSIAVATLVITATGALLTMLF, via the coding sequence GTGAGTCCGCAATCCACCGCATCCGCCGTTCCGTCAGTCGCCGCCAGCGGCACCAAGCATCCCGAAAAGCTCTCCGAACTGCTTGAGCGTCTGGCACGCGAGTCGCAGGAGCGGATCACCATGCGCGAGATCGCCACGGCACTGGATGACCGCTCTTTCGGCGCATTTCTGCTGGTCTTTGCGCTTCCCAATCTGATCCCCCTGCCGCCCGGTGCCACCATGGTGCTCGGCCTTCCGATGATCTTCGTCGCCTGGCAGGTGGTGATCGGCTACCAGAAAGTCTGGCTGCCGCGCGCCATTGCCGATTACGCCATTGACCGCGCCACGTTCCAGCGCATGGTGGCAAAGGTTTCCCCATGGCTGCGCAGCGCGGAAAACTGGGTCAGACCACGCAACTGGCCGCTGGATGGTGCGGTGCGCGAACGCCTCTTCGGCATTTTTGCCCTGCTTCTCGCAATCATCTGCGTTCTGCCGATCCCCTTTGGCAACTGGCTCCCCGCCTTCGCCGTTGCAGTCTTGGGCGTCGCCCATACAGAGCGCGACGGCAATTGCCTGGCGGTCGGCGTGCTGATCGGGTTCGTGTCCATTGCGGTGGCGACACTGGTCATCACCGCCACAGGCGCCTTGCTCACAATGCTGTTTTGA
- a CDS encoding 4Fe-4S dicluster domain-containing protein: MDRPHPGAAVAAALEPSGLVLRGWLVAEAGAEPLLANGKPAKAICLIGHLGGGFWPVFSAWWREHPRVSDPLDSWSKAVIEPVAAEAGGQAVFPSDRPWHPFQAWAMKAEALRSSPLGLLIHPEFGLWHGYRGAILFAESALGDRVSAKSAMVGQAFVHPCDVCSDKPCLSACPVGAFSPDGFAVSNCRSYLRTEDGQQGCMASGCLAREACPVGRSHRYSSAQLQFHMASYS, encoded by the coding sequence GTGGATAGGCCGCATCCGGGCGCCGCTGTTGCGGCTGCGCTGGAACCAAGCGGGCTGGTGCTGCGCGGATGGCTGGTTGCCGAGGCCGGCGCTGAACCTCTGCTGGCAAATGGAAAGCCTGCAAAGGCGATCTGTCTCATCGGCCATTTGGGCGGCGGGTTCTGGCCTGTTTTCTCGGCGTGGTGGCGCGAGCACCCGCGAGTTTCTGACCCGCTGGATAGCTGGTCCAAGGCGGTCATCGAACCGGTCGCCGCAGAGGCAGGCGGGCAGGCGGTGTTCCCGTCGGACCGGCCATGGCATCCGTTTCAGGCCTGGGCTATGAAGGCGGAGGCGCTGCGGTCCTCACCGCTTGGATTGCTCATTCATCCCGAGTTTGGCCTGTGGCACGGGTATCGCGGTGCGATCCTGTTTGCGGAGTCAGCGCTTGGGGATCGCGTCAGCGCCAAGAGCGCGATGGTGGGCCAAGCTTTCGTTCATCCCTGCGATGTCTGCTCAGACAAGCCTTGCTTGTCGGCATGCCCGGTCGGCGCGTTCAGTCCGGACGGGTTTGCTGTCAGCAACTGCCGCTCATACCTCAGGACAGAGGATGGGCAACAAGGCTGTATGGCATCGGGATGCCTTGCGCGTGAGGCCTGTCCTGTCGGGCGGTCGCACCGCTACAGTTCAGCCCAGCTTCAGTTCCATATGGCATCTTATTCATAA
- a CDS encoding ABC transporter permease, producing MEWLTEFPDLGTSTLRNIRLTVDGAFREFTRAYGESIELLFEPVKWFLINSENFMTDTPWPIILAIVAVLVWLASRSWKIVVGSIVVLIAIGLFGMWEDTMKTIAMTFVATVLAIIFGIPIGIGMSRSNRVQSIFNPILDIMQTMPSFVYLIPVIMLFGIGKVPGLIAVIIYAIPPIIRLTNLGIRLVDKDVLEAADAFGSSNWQRLKNVQMPLALPTIMAGINQTIMMALAMVVVASMVGVQGLGQQVLRAINNQYFTLGVLNGLAIVGVAIIFDRASQAYGKRLQRHTEIVHG from the coding sequence ATGGAATGGCTAACTGAGTTTCCCGATCTGGGAACAAGTACCTTGCGCAACATCCGCCTCACGGTGGATGGCGCATTCCGCGAATTTACACGTGCGTATGGTGAGTCGATCGAACTGCTGTTCGAACCGGTCAAATGGTTTCTGATCAACTCGGAAAATTTCATGACCGATACGCCTTGGCCGATTATCCTGGCCATCGTTGCGGTGCTGGTCTGGCTTGCCAGCCGTTCCTGGAAGATCGTTGTCGGCTCAATTGTCGTTCTGATAGCCATTGGCCTGTTCGGCATGTGGGAAGATACGATGAAAACCATCGCAATGACATTTGTTGCGACGGTACTGGCCATCATCTTCGGGATCCCGATCGGCATCGGCATGTCCCGGTCAAACCGGGTCCAGAGCATTTTCAACCCGATCCTCGACATCATGCAGACAATGCCGAGCTTCGTTTACCTGATCCCGGTCATCATGCTGTTCGGCATCGGCAAGGTTCCCGGGCTGATTGCCGTGATTATCTACGCCATCCCGCCAATCATCCGGCTGACCAATCTCGGTATACGTCTTGTCGACAAGGATGTCCTCGAAGCCGCCGACGCTTTCGGATCATCCAACTGGCAACGCCTCAAGAACGTTCAGATGCCGCTTGCGCTGCCCACAATCATGGCCGGCATCAACCAGACCATCATGATGGCGCTTGCCATGGTAGTGGTTGCGTCCATGGTCGGTGTTCAGGGCTTGGGACAACAGGTGCTCAGAGCCATCAACAACCAGTATTTTACCCTCGGTGTTCTCAACGGCCTGGCCATCGTCGGCGTCGCCATCATTTTCGACCGCGCCAGTCAGGCCTATGGCAAGCGCCTTCAGCGTCATACGGAGATTGTCCATGGCTGA
- a CDS encoding corrinoid protein, with product MSDDEIILSELSDDELVQQMHDDLYDGLKEEIEEGTKILLERGWTPYEVLTQALVEGMRIVGEDFRDGILFVPEVLMSANAMKAGMFILRPLLAETGAPKLGKMVIGTVKGDIHDIGKNLVGMMMEGAGFDVIDLGINNPVENYIEAIEREKPDILGMSALLTTTMPYMKVVIDTMKEKGIRDDYIVLVGGAPLNEEFGKAVGADAYCRDAAVAVETAKDLIKRRHNQLAAGA from the coding sequence ATGTCTGACGATGAAATCATCCTTTCCGAGCTTTCCGATGATGAACTTGTCCAACAGATGCACGATGATCTGTATGACGGGCTCAAGGAAGAAATCGAGGAAGGCACGAAAATTCTTCTCGAGCGCGGCTGGACGCCCTACGAGGTCCTGACCCAGGCGCTGGTCGAAGGAATGCGCATTGTCGGCGAAGACTTCCGCGACGGTATCCTCTTTGTCCCCGAGGTGCTGATGAGCGCCAACGCGATGAAGGCCGGCATGTTCATCCTGCGTCCGCTGCTCGCCGAAACCGGCGCACCAAAGCTTGGCAAGATGGTCATCGGCACTGTCAAGGGCGACATCCACGACATCGGCAAGAACCTTGTCGGCATGATGATGGAAGGCGCTGGCTTCGACGTGATCGATCTGGGGATCAACAATCCGGTCGAAAACTACATCGAGGCGATCGAGCGCGAAAAGCCCGATATTCTCGGCATGTCGGCGCTTCTGACCACCACCATGCCCTACATGAAGGTCGTCATCGACACCATGAAGGAAAAGGGCATCCGCGACGATTATATCGTTCTCGTGGGCGGCGCGCCGCTCAATGAGGAATTCGGCAAGGCCGTCGGTGCAGATGCCTATTGCCGCGATGCCGCCGTTGCTGTGGAAACCGCCAAGGACCTGATCAAGCGCCGTCACAACCAGCTCGCGGCCGGCGCCTGA
- a CDS encoding YfbK domain-containing protein codes for MDDDLKRLARSAPPPLEDAKRQALQAALQAYDKSGAEKAMAPKGSQAGGRLTSIATSIWSGLMKQRYMAGTALATLMILPAAAYLTWQFAQDQNGFEPKLLAPLDSSRSTDPELAMDKPLPLAPQQEEQELVAAAPLPEVAVSPALKSSRQANDAARQRFTGQPVGGLAGQGLAGQIDGESLRGADGANPAPGAEAERDRVEGFDSNGVRSVAEYPVSTFSADVDTASYAMVRRALKQGVMPDPRTVRIEEMVNYFNYDYPAPESVETPFRATVTVTPTPWNANTRLLHIGVKGYDVKPAARPQANLVLLVDVSGSMQETDKLPLLKSAFRLLIQKLEPEDTVSIVTYAGDAGTVLEPTPASDKAKILDALDDLRPGGSTAGAAGIEEAYRLAEKARVNGGVNRVLLATDGDFNVGASDDDALKSLIEEKRESGVFLSIFGFGQGNYNDQLMQTLAQNGNGVAAYIDTLAEAEKTLAQEATASLFPIASDVKFQIEFNPETIAEYRQIGFETRALSREDFNNDQVDAGEIGSGHTVTAIYEVTPVGSPAILNSDLRYGAETPVSDVAHGDEFAFLKIRAKVPGEEESSLTEIPVMKDAELTSFSAAPQDVRFSIAVAAFAQKLRRIQQVNGFGFDAIESIASDARGEDPFGYRSEFLQLVRLANGLGR; via the coding sequence ATGGACGACGATCTCAAAAGACTGGCGCGCAGTGCGCCACCCCCGCTGGAAGACGCAAAGCGCCAAGCGCTGCAAGCTGCGCTTCAGGCCTATGACAAATCAGGCGCAGAAAAAGCAATGGCGCCCAAAGGATCGCAAGCAGGCGGACGTCTCACTTCTATTGCAACCTCGATATGGAGTGGACTTATGAAACAGCGCTATATGGCGGGCACGGCCCTTGCCACGTTGATGATCCTGCCTGCGGCAGCCTATTTAACCTGGCAGTTTGCCCAGGATCAGAACGGCTTTGAGCCCAAGCTTCTGGCGCCTCTGGACTCAAGCAGATCCACCGATCCTGAATTGGCAATGGACAAACCATTGCCGCTCGCACCGCAGCAGGAGGAGCAGGAGCTGGTGGCGGCAGCGCCATTGCCCGAGGTTGCTGTTTCGCCGGCGCTGAAGTCTTCCCGCCAAGCCAATGACGCAGCGCGGCAGCGCTTTACCGGCCAGCCTGTTGGCGGTCTTGCGGGGCAGGGCCTGGCAGGACAGATCGATGGAGAATCCCTTCGTGGTGCGGACGGCGCCAATCCCGCGCCGGGGGCCGAAGCTGAGCGCGACCGGGTGGAGGGTTTCGACAGCAACGGCGTCAGGTCGGTGGCTGAATACCCGGTTTCCACCTTTTCCGCCGATGTCGACACGGCGTCCTACGCGATGGTGCGCCGGGCGCTTAAGCAGGGTGTGATGCCCGATCCGCGGACGGTCCGGATCGAGGAAATGGTCAATTACTTCAACTATGATTACCCTGCTCCGGAGAGTGTGGAGACGCCGTTCCGGGCAACTGTAACGGTTACGCCGACGCCGTGGAATGCCAACACCAGGCTTTTGCATATCGGTGTCAAAGGCTACGATGTTAAGCCCGCCGCGCGTCCGCAGGCCAATCTGGTGTTGCTTGTCGATGTTTCCGGTTCGATGCAGGAAACCGACAAGCTGCCCTTGCTCAAATCGGCGTTCCGGCTGCTGATCCAGAAGCTCGAGCCGGAAGACACCGTCTCAATCGTGACCTATGCAGGCGACGCGGGCACCGTGCTTGAGCCGACACCGGCCTCTGACAAGGCCAAGATCCTTGATGCGCTGGATGATCTGCGTCCCGGCGGGTCGACGGCAGGAGCTGCCGGAATCGAGGAGGCCTACCGGCTGGCTGAAAAGGCCCGCGTGAATGGTGGAGTCAACCGTGTGCTGCTTGCCACCGATGGCGATTTCAATGTCGGCGCCAGCGATGATGATGCGCTCAAAAGCCTGATCGAAGAGAAACGCGAGAGTGGGGTGTTCCTGTCGATCTTCGGCTTTGGGCAGGGCAACTACAATGATCAGCTGATGCAGACGCTGGCCCAGAACGGCAATGGCGTTGCCGCCTATATCGATACCCTGGCTGAAGCCGAGAAAACACTCGCGCAGGAAGCCACGGCGTCGCTGTTTCCGATTGCGTCGGATGTGAAGTTCCAGATCGAGTTCAATCCCGAGACAATCGCCGAATATCGCCAGATTGGGTTTGAGACGCGTGCGCTCTCCCGCGAGGATTTCAACAATGACCAGGTCGACGCCGGTGAGATCGGGTCTGGTCACACCGTGACCGCGATTTATGAGGTCACGCCGGTTGGCAGTCCCGCGATCCTCAACAGCGATCTGCGTTATGGTGCTGAGACGCCTGTTTCGGACGTGGCGCATGGCGACGAATTTGCGTTTCTCAAGATCAGAGCCAAGGTGCCCGGAGAAGAGGAAAGTTCGCTCACCGAAATCCCGGTGATGAAAGATGCCGAATTGACAAGTTTCTCCGCTGCGCCCCAGGATGTGCGGTTTTCCATCGCTGTTGCCGCTTTCGCACAGAAATTGCGCCGAATTCAGCAGGTCAACGGCTTCGGGTTCGATGCCATCGAAAGCATCGCATCGGATGCGCGCGGCGAGGATCCCTTCGGCTACCGCTCAGAGTTCCTGCAACTGGTGCGGCTGGCCAATGGTCTTGGCCGCTGA
- the bmt gene encoding betaine--homocysteine S-methyltransferase, whose protein sequence is MSVSNPLADLLAEKGVLLADGATGTNLFAMGLESGDAPELWNESAQHKITKLHQDFVDAGSDIILTNSFGGTRNRLKLHHAQDRVHELNKKAGEIARAVADKAPRKVIVAGSVGPTGDLLVPLGALTYDEAISSFVEQIEGLKAGGVDVIWIETMSAVDEIRAAAEAATRIGMPYTYTGSFDTAGKTMMGLHPRDIHGVTKDLEQGPFAVGANCGVGASDILSSLLDMTTADPEAIVIVKGNCGIPEFRGTEIHYSGTPPLMADYARLAMDSGAKIIGGCCGTSCEHLAAMRQAIDSHSKASRPTVEEIVERIGPMRNTVATDNAAPKRERRGRRG, encoded by the coding sequence ATGTCCGTTTCAAATCCGCTTGCCGACCTGCTTGCAGAAAAAGGCGTCCTTCTCGCCGATGGCGCCACCGGCACCAACCTGTTCGCCATGGGGCTCGAATCCGGCGACGCGCCGGAACTTTGGAACGAGAGCGCACAGCACAAGATCACCAAGCTGCATCAGGATTTTGTCGATGCCGGCTCCGACATCATCCTGACCAACAGCTTCGGCGGCACCCGCAACCGGCTCAAGCTGCATCACGCACAGGACCGGGTTCACGAACTCAACAAGAAGGCAGGCGAAATCGCCCGCGCCGTCGCCGACAAGGCGCCGCGCAAGGTGATCGTCGCCGGCTCGGTTGGCCCGACCGGCGATCTTCTGGTGCCTCTCGGCGCCCTCACCTATGACGAAGCCATTTCGTCCTTTGTTGAGCAGATCGAAGGCCTGAAGGCCGGCGGCGTCGATGTGATCTGGATTGAAACCATGTCCGCCGTCGATGAAATCCGCGCAGCCGCAGAGGCCGCGACCCGCATTGGCATGCCCTACACCTACACCGGCTCATTTGACACCGCTGGCAAGACCATGATGGGCCTGCATCCGCGCGACATTCACGGCGTCACCAAGGACCTTGAACAGGGACCCTTCGCGGTCGGGGCCAATTGCGGCGTCGGCGCGTCCGACATTCTCTCTTCGCTGCTCGACATGACCACTGCCGATCCCGAAGCCATAGTCATCGTCAAGGGCAATTGCGGCATCCCCGAATTCCGCGGCACCGAGATCCATTATTCCGGCACACCGCCGCTGATGGCTGACTATGCGAGACTGGCCATGGACAGCGGTGCCAAGATCATCGGCGGCTGTTGCGGCACCTCATGCGAACATCTGGCCGCCATGCGCCAGGCCATCGACAGCCACTCAAAGGCTTCGCGCCCGACAGTTGAGGAAATCGTCGAACGCATCGGCCCGATGCGCAATACGGTTGCCACCGACAACGCAGCCCCCAAGCGCGAGCGTCGCGGCCGCCGGGGCTGA